One stretch of Castor canadensis chromosome 12, mCasCan1.hap1v2, whole genome shotgun sequence DNA includes these proteins:
- the Ptrhd1 gene encoding putative peptidyl-tRNA hydrolase PTRHD1, with product MHRGAGSAIRMVGKMAASGAEPQILVQYLVLRKDLSQAPFSWPAGALVAQACHAATAALHLHRDHPHTATYLRELGRMRKVVLEAPDETTLKELAETLQQKHIDHMLWLEQPENIATCIALRPYPKEEVSQYLKKLRLFK from the exons ATGCACCGGGGAGCAGGCTCGGCCATTCGGATGGTAGGGAAGATGGCAGCCTCTGGGGCGGAGCCGCAGATCCTAGTACAATATTTGGTGTTACGAAAGGATCTATCGCAGGCTCCGTTCTCATGGCCTGCGGGCGCTTTGGTAGCGCAGGCTTGTCACGCAGCTACAGCAGCCTTGCACCTTCACCGTGATCACCCGCATACCGCCACTTACCTCCGGGAGCTGGGGCGCATGCGCAAAGTGGTCCTCGAG GCCCCAGATGAGACCACCCTAAAGGAGCTGGCTGAGACCCTGCAACAGAAGCACATTGACCACATGCTGTGGCTTGAGCAGCCAGAGAATATTGCCACGTGCATTGCTCTTCGGCCATACCCCAAAGAGGAAGTGAGCCAGTATTTGAAAAAGTTGCGGTTGTTCAAATGA